In the Candidatus Rhodoblastus alkanivorans genome, one interval contains:
- the topA gene encoding type I DNA topoisomerase produces the protein MDVVIVESPAKAKTINKYLGKNFEVIASFGHVRDLPAKDGSVDPDSDFKMLWEVDGKAGKRLSDIAAKVKNADRIVLATDPDREGEAISWHVLEVLRAKRVLKDKPVERVVFNAITKDAILEAMKHPRQIDENLVEAYLARRALDYLVGFNLSPVLWRKLPGARSAGRVQSVALRLVCDRELEIEKFVAREYWSLVAHLRNQAGAPFTARLVGADGKKITRLDIGAGAEAEGFKRDLENAVFRVVSVEAKPAKRHPYAPFTTSTLQQEASRKLGMAPEITMRVAQKLYEGVDLGGETVGLITYMRTDGVDVAPEAVASARAVIGREFGDRYVPGVPRKYQVKAKNAQEAHEAIRPTDVSRLPKDMARHLQADQARLYELIWTRMVASQMESAVLERTVAEIEAKAGGRVLDVRATGQVVRFDGFLKLYQEGKDDEEDEDSGRLPPLAPDEILKKDKIDATQHFTEPPPRYTEATLVKRMEELGIGRPSTYASTLAVLRERDYVKLDKKRLVPEDKGRLVTAFLESFFGRYVQYDFTAALEEQLDRVSNSEIDWKQVLRDFWRDFSIAIDGTRELRTTQVLDSLNDLLGPHIFPAKENGSNPRACPVCADGQLSLKLGKFGAFIGCSNYPECKYTRTLSNRGGEANGVEGERPGVKVLGEDPKTGKEITLRDGRFGAYVQEGQDAGKDDKPRRSSLSSNLKPEDVTLEKALALLSLPREVAKHPETGEPILAGIGRYGAYVQHKKTYANLAKDDDVLEIGANRAIDLIVTKEAGGGARGSGGEIRALGDHPEGGAITLKAGRFGPYLAWGKVNATLPRGTDMTGLTLEKAVELVNAKAAGAPSGGGRVLGEHPDGGQVTARAGRYGPYVSWEKISATLPKSMTLDDIGLEQAIRLIEDKIDSGGAKKPAKKAPAKKTAAAKKTAVAKKPAAKGAKAKPEIVDSDEPPFEPDAPAKKPARKKPAGKD, from the coding sequence ATGGACGTCGTCATCGTCGAATCGCCTGCCAAGGCCAAGACGATCAACAAATATCTGGGCAAGAACTTCGAGGTCATCGCCTCGTTCGGCCATGTCCGCGACCTGCCCGCCAAGGACGGGTCGGTCGATCCCGACTCCGATTTCAAGATGCTGTGGGAAGTGGACGGCAAGGCCGGCAAGCGCCTGTCGGACATCGCGGCCAAGGTCAAGAACGCCGACCGCATCGTGCTCGCCACCGACCCGGATCGCGAGGGCGAAGCCATTTCCTGGCATGTGCTGGAAGTGTTGCGCGCCAAGCGCGTGCTGAAGGACAAGCCGGTCGAACGCGTGGTTTTCAACGCCATCACCAAGGACGCGATCCTTGAGGCGATGAAACATCCGCGCCAGATCGACGAGAATCTGGTCGAGGCCTATCTCGCCCGCCGCGCGCTCGACTATCTCGTCGGCTTCAATCTCTCGCCGGTGCTGTGGCGCAAGCTGCCCGGCGCGCGCTCCGCCGGGAGGGTGCAGTCGGTGGCCCTGCGCCTCGTCTGCGACCGCGAGTTGGAGATCGAGAAATTCGTCGCGCGCGAATATTGGTCGCTGGTCGCGCATCTGCGCAACCAGGCCGGCGCGCCCTTCACCGCGCGCCTCGTCGGCGCCGACGGCAAGAAGATCACGCGGCTCGACATCGGCGCCGGCGCCGAGGCGGAAGGCTTCAAGCGCGACCTCGAAAATGCGGTTTTCCGCGTCGTTTCCGTCGAGGCCAAACCCGCCAAGCGCCATCCTTACGCGCCCTTCACCACCTCGACCCTTCAGCAGGAAGCGTCGCGCAAACTCGGCATGGCGCCGGAGATCACCATGCGGGTGGCGCAGAAGCTCTATGAAGGCGTGGACCTCGGCGGCGAGACCGTCGGTCTCATCACCTATATGCGAACCGATGGCGTCGATGTCGCGCCCGAGGCCGTGGCGAGCGCCCGCGCGGTGATCGGCCGCGAATTCGGCGACCGGTATGTGCCCGGCGTCCCGCGCAAATATCAGGTCAAAGCCAAGAACGCCCAGGAAGCCCATGAGGCGATCCGCCCCACCGACGTTTCCCGCCTGCCGAAAGACATGGCGCGCCATCTCCAGGCGGACCAGGCCAGACTCTATGAGCTGATCTGGACCCGCATGGTGGCGAGCCAGATGGAATCGGCGGTGCTGGAACGCACCGTCGCCGAGATCGAGGCGAAAGCGGGAGGCCGCGTTCTGGACGTGCGCGCCACTGGCCAGGTGGTGCGCTTCGACGGCTTTTTGAAGCTTTATCAGGAAGGCAAGGACGACGAGGAGGACGAGGACTCCGGCCGCCTGCCCCCGCTCGCGCCCGACGAAATCCTGAAGAAGGACAAGATCGACGCGACCCAGCATTTCACCGAGCCGCCGCCGCGCTATACCGAGGCGACTTTGGTGAAACGCATGGAGGAATTGGGGATCGGCCGTCCCTCGACCTATGCCTCGACCCTCGCTGTGCTGCGCGAGCGCGATTATGTGAAGCTCGACAAGAAACGCCTCGTCCCCGAGGACAAGGGCCGGCTGGTCACCGCCTTTCTCGAAAGCTTTTTCGGCCGCTACGTCCAATATGACTTCACCGCCGCTCTCGAAGAGCAGCTCGACCGCGTCTCCAACAGCGAGATCGACTGGAAACAGGTGCTGCGCGACTTCTGGCGCGACTTTTCTATAGCCATCGACGGCACCAGGGAGTTGCGCACGACGCAGGTGCTCGACAGCCTCAACGACCTGCTCGGGCCCCATATTTTTCCGGCCAAGGAAAATGGCTCCAATCCGCGCGCCTGCCCCGTCTGCGCCGATGGCCAATTGTCGCTGAAGCTCGGCAAGTTCGGCGCCTTCATCGGCTGTTCGAATTATCCGGAGTGCAAATATACCCGCACCCTGTCGAACCGCGGCGGCGAGGCCAACGGCGTCGAGGGCGAGCGCCCCGGCGTCAAGGTTCTCGGCGAGGACCCGAAGACCGGGAAGGAAATCACTTTGCGCGACGGGCGTTTCGGCGCCTATGTCCAGGAGGGCCAAGACGCAGGAAAAGACGACAAGCCGCGCCGCTCGTCGCTTTCCAGCAACCTCAAGCCCGAGGACGTCACCCTCGAAAAGGCGCTGGCGCTGCTCTCGCTGCCGCGCGAAGTGGCGAAACATCCCGAGACCGGCGAACCGATTCTCGCCGGCATCGGTCGCTATGGCGCCTATGTCCAGCACAAGAAGACCTACGCCAATCTCGCCAAGGACGACGACGTGCTGGAGATCGGCGCCAATCGCGCCATCGATCTCATCGTGACCAAGGAGGCCGGCGGCGGCGCGCGCGGCTCCGGCGGCGAAATCCGCGCGCTCGGCGACCATCCCGAAGGCGGCGCGATCACGCTCAAGGCGGGACGTTTCGGACCCTATCTGGCGTGGGGCAAGGTCAACGCCACTTTGCCGCGCGGGACCGACATGACCGGACTGACGCTGGAAAAGGCGGTGGAGCTGGTCAACGCCAAGGCCGCGGGCGCGCCGTCCGGCGGCGGGCGCGTGCTCGGCGAACATCCCGACGGCGGCCAGGTCACAGCCCGCGCCGGGCGCTACGGACCCTATGTGTCTTGGGAGAAGATCAGCGCCACCCTGCCCAAATCGATGACGCTCGACGACATCGGGCTGGAGCAGGCGATCAGACTGATCGAGGACAAAATAGACTCCGGCGGCGCGAAAAAGCCGGCGAAAAAGGCCCCGGCCAAAAAGACGGCAGCGGCCAAAAAGACCGCGGTAGCGAAAAAGCCGGCGGCCAAAGGCGCCAAGGCAAAGCCGGAGATCGTCGATTCGGACGAACCGCCCTTCGAGCCCGACGCGCCCGCGAAGAAGCCGGCGCGGAAGAAACCGGCCGGCAA